GTGGGTAATTAATTAATTTCGGAATAACCTCAAGACCGGCAAAGGGCGCTAGATTTAGCACACAAGGAAGAACCAAACGAGAGAGAGCCCATGCATGCACGGCAATCATGGCCTAGGGCATACTCCCttgtcccaaaattcttgtcttaaatttgtctagatacgaatgtatctaatactaaaatgtgacttgatacatccgtatttagacaaatttaagacaagaattttaggacggagggagtaccgtCCAAAACACCGAAACCTGGTCACGTGCATCTTCTTGAGCCGCATTGGTGCCTGCATATTCGAGCCTCCAGATCGATAGATTAGCTACTATCTCGACCAACGACCACATTTCCCTCACCCATCACCAGCAGACCATCCCAGCCGCTCACGCGCGCACACAACGCCGGAACAGACGGTACATATAACATACTATTGATGGTGCCGCCGGGATCTGACCGGCGATGTGAAGCGCGCATGTGCACGCACATAGAGAAAGGAGGGGGAGCACGTACTCCTCctcctactactactactaactccctccgttccttttcAACAAAGGGCGTTTTTATTGACTCATAATATAGCATCGAGGCATACAATCATAATGAGcatacacccggcctctgcataactaagatgcacacagccaacactAACACACACCCAAAAGATCACGCTGGCAAAGAGCATAGTCATATAGACCGAAGCTATGCCTAGACGGAGAAAGAAAACCGAAGCAATCAAACAAGCGATTGACGATATACAACAACGACCTTCGACACCAACCAACTCTTGACAGCACAACGACAATGAGCAAGGTTCTTTAGAAGCAACGCCTTCATGAAGGAAACGACGCACAAGTGCCGACGTCGCCAGATCCAACCATCGAAGGTCAGATCAtgggttttcaccctgaagataaagtccgagcaatgccttcaacaaggtaacgatGCAAAAACACCGCCATTGCCAGGTATAACCAACTAGGGTTAGACCAATGGTTTTCACCCCGGAGCTCGAGACCAGGTACTCGAAAAGCACCATCCAATCGAAGTCATTATATGTTGTCACCTCCACTTGCCACAATCCTAGCAGCTGTAGACTTTGACGAAGGAGGAAGATCACCGAGGTTGCCAAAATCCATAGTCAGGACGCTTTGGCGGCCCCACGGCATCTAAACAAGTGGCAGCCGATGACTTATCCGCATCAGATGACGTCGCCACACGCCGCCACTATCTTCGTCGTCCTCGCATGATGCAGATCGCGAACCCCGTTGGAGGTGAAGGTCCAAGCCTCTCCAGCGACAACCATCCAGCAATGTCGCATCACCAGACAGCCATCCACGGCCGACACCACATAGCAGCAGGCAGGCCAGATCGTGTGCGATGGCCCCGACATCTGCTGCATCGCCACCACCGCATCCTCGCCGGGGAAGTGGGCAATGGCTGTTGCATGTGCTGGCTGTTGCATGGCCACAACCTTATTCCACGGGAGCACCGGCCATGGCTTGGTGGGCGGGCTCTCCAAATTGGGGACATGGCGATCTTGGCTCCATTCCTCCGTCGCATCGGCTCCCGCTATACAAGGGAAGCACGCCACCGCGGCCGCTGCACCAAATCCGCCTTCAATGCGTCAAGCCGTCGCCAGTACATCGCCTACACGCCGTCCAAAAGCCACGGGAACGaagcctcgccgccgccgtcggccgCGCGGGCAAGCCCGGCGTCgactcccggcggcggcgaggggaggacGCGCAAGGAAGTGCCGCCTTGAAAAAGGATCGGCAGCCACCCGTGTCGCCCCTAAAAAAGGGGGAGAATTTCACTTCCCCGGCCTCTGCACCAGCTAGGGATGCATACGGCCTTTTAAATATGAGTACTAGGATTTTTAATCTCGGTTATGCACCAAGCCTAGTCCTCAAAAAATGCGTGAGTACTAGGAAAGCCTAGTCCTCAAGAATAAATAGGAACCTAAATTCGCCTCTATGAGGATTTGAACCTAGGTGTTGGGTTCGTACATCCACTCCCCCAACCGGTTGAGCTAGGCTCACCACCCTTTTAAAAGGAGGAGAATTTCACGGATGCATACGGCCTTTTAAATATGAGTACTACGATTTTTAATCTCGGTTATGCACCGAGCCTAGTCCTTAATAAATGCGTGAATACTAGAAAAGCCTAGTTCTCAAGAATAAATAAGAACCTAAATTCGCCTCTGTGAGGATTTGAACCTAGGTGTTGGGTTTGTACATCCACTCCCCCAACCAGTTGAGCTAGGCTCGCCacctttttagagattccacaacaaactacatatggatgtatatagacatattttaaagtgtagattcactcattttaatCCGTATCTAGTCCATAGTGGAAtctttaaaaagacttatatttaggaactgAGGGTACTATGCAGGCCACCATGCATGCATGGCCACGATGCGGCCCGGGCGCGTGTCCGGACCAGTGGTCACGCCCCTCCCGGCACGTACGTGCGCGCCGTGCAGCGCAGATCGACGTACCACCACGCCAGATCGACCGCCAACCACCGGTGTGTCCCTCTGCCGCCTGTCCGATCCACGCGCACGGCTGTCATTCCAGATTCCACCGACGCAGGCACAAGAAGCTCACCGCATGGATCTGCGCCGTGCCCCCAAAGCGCTCCGGTCACCCTACCCGCTCCGCTCCCCTCGCTTAACCACTTTGCCACTCCGGTGAGTGGCGCTTTTTAGCCTTTCGCAGTGCAGGTTAAAGGCAAAGCACATGCACCTGCACCTGCACCTACACCTACATGGGCTCACCTGCATGTCATGTCGACGGAGCCTGTGGTGTGTTGCTTGGATGTTGGATCCTATGCAAGGCTCACTCGGTGAAATTGATTTGCTTTGCTTTATGGTACATTGGTACCGTCGTTTCGAGAGCCTCATCTGAATAATTGTGAGAATGATTACCGGAGAGAATCATCAAGACATGATATCCATGCTACTACTAAGTCCCTGAAGCATTATTATGCTACACTTGAAGTAAAACGACCGAATTATCACCTCACCTGACGCAAACCAAAACGACATTTTCTTTCGAAAGAAAATTTTAGCTTTTCTTGATTTCGACAGAGTTTAGACCATCCCTCCCGGAAAGTTTCTGCGTTGCAAAGAGGCCGACTGCTAACGGCTGGATAAGGGGAATGAAGTACGGTAGCATATACTATACCAGCATCTATAAAAAAGTACGTACACAGCGTTGAAAATTCCTGCTTATTAGTTTGTCgcaacaaataaaaagaaaataaaagaaatccCGCTTGCCCGAGGGAGCGAGACAGGGGGACGCATAAAGAAACGTCCCCAGGTCCATCCACTCAATAGACCTGGTAAAATAAGGAAACACAGACCCAGCAAGGGAAGGGGTCCGTCGGGGTGGTTAGAGTCCAAGAGGCGACGCGAGCCGACGGCGGACGtgctctcctctcctcctccggctctCCCTACCCCTCCCCGCATTCCGTTCCACCGCATTCCGGGTATATTTAGCCGCGCCGCAGGAGGGATAACTTCCCTAGAGGCAGGCAGGAGGGGGAGGCGCGCGAGCACCCGGACGGCCGTCTCCACCGTCGTTTCTCCGGCCGCCTTCCTTCCAGATCCCTCCTCACCCAGGTTTTCCTCGCCGTCCCCTTTCCGGCGCCGGTGGTGTCCTCTGACTTGTGCTCCGGATCTGGGTGCGCGCAGACGGTCGGTCGGACAAGATGATGGGCGGCTTCCTCTCCAGGATCCTCCTGTAAGCAGCCGCCTCCCCTCCGTTTGAATCTTGAAATTTGAAAACGTGGTCCTGCCAAATTTGTCATTTTCGGTTTGGAAACTGATCCGCGGCGGCATGGGCATGCGGCTTTTCTTCTGATTTTTCTTCAAATCATAATGCATCGGTTGGTGCCCGTTCGGAGGGCTCAGGGTACTATATTTTGTTGCTTTATTAAAAAAAAACAAATCGGGAGATGCCTTGCTTCCTGTCGATTTGTCAACCCCCTTCCCCGGCGTGAAATACGGGCCGGACGCATTCACAAGTTTATACGTAATATTTATGCTACTACATGTTTATTGCCTCGAGGTCGAGGAGCATGTGATAAATTTTTCAATGCATTGCACAACGGTCAAATGTTCTCTTCGCTTATTCTTATACAGATACAGATTTATTCTTTTTGAATATTCTTGTCTGATAGTCAATTTCACACGTTGGTTTTAATTTGGTTATCTGCCAGTTCATGTCAAACTCACTTTTCAGGCTTGATATGAAACAAGCTCACAAATGTAACCAACATTGCATCCACCGACATCTTTCATCGAGATCTGCCTCCATATTAGGCCTTGTTTGTTCGTGTTCTTTTGTGCAAGTGCCCCGAAAATTAGTCCATCGAAGGATGCCGAGAAGTTCAAATTCAGTGCATCTTCAAAATGGCCAATTGCTCCACTTTGTGGATTATTTGTAAAAAAAAAAGTGGATCAAAGTGTAGAATAAAACAATTTCTTCTTCTTAGTCAAATCACGTGGAAAAGAACTTGATAATAAAGCAGGGATATTATGTTTATAGCGTGTGATAGTCAATAAACACTTGCATTTTATGTTTTGGTGTTTGATGCACAATTTATGTGTAGGCTGGTTTTCGGCTATGCGTATCCTGCATACGAGTGCTACAAGACTGTTGAACTGAACAAACCTGAGATCGAGCAACTCATATTCTGGTGTCAGTACTGGTAAGGTGGCTCCTTCAGTTATATGATTAGAAGTTCACAGCATTAGCCTAAGGGAATAATTCACAAATTTTATTGTGTTTCTTGTCTCTAGGATTTTAGTTGCCCTTATGACGGTTATGGAGAGGTTTGGAGATTTAACAATATCATGGTAAGACTACCAAGGATTGCATTCTTTCATCAGCTCTTCAGACAAGTCCCTAACATCAGTTTTATCATGTTGAAGGCTACCATTTTACTCAGAGGCAAAGCTGCTGTTCTTTATATACTTGTGGTACCCCAGGACAAAGGTACTAGATTTGTCCCTTGCAACTTCTATTTTGCAGATTTTTCTGCACATTGAAGTATTTAACTGATATGTGCTTTCATTGCAGGGGACTACCTACATTTATGGAACTTTCTTTAAACCATACATTTCACAGCATGAGAATGAAATTGACCGTAATTTGCTTGAGTTGAGAGCTCGGGCCAGCGATGTTGTTGTCGTGTATGTCCAGAAGGTTGCTGCTGTTGGACAAAATACCTTCTTTGATGTTTTGAAGTATGTTGCGTCACAGTCACCATCCCAGAAATCAAAGCAACAACGTCCTCAGGTGCGAATCATGGGTACTGTATTATGGTGCTTTCAGTCAAAGCTATTGAACCAATTGATGTATTTTGACCCTGGCGATGTTAATGCACCATTTAATCTCCTTTATGATTCGCTAGGCCTTTCTCGTTTTCTCTTCGCACATTGCATGATAAACGATGCAGTTCTGCATGTTATATGGTGGCCTCTAAAATTTCCAGCTAACATTTGTGATGTATATCATCTCTGTCCCATGATAATAATCCGATGGCTCAAGTGTTTGGCACCCCTGAGATGTATTGCAGTTTAGGAGCACTTAATATGAGTCTCTTTTGGATTAGGACAACTATGTAAAAATCTTGTCTCTTTTGGATTAGCATCGTTGAGTCTAAACAATTGCTGTGATCTAGATCCGTGCTGCAGAAAGCTACATGAGTAGCTATGCTGAGTTGCTGATTACAATGCGCATGGCTAAGTCAGCAGAACTTGGTATATATTGCTAGCATCTGTAATATGAATGCATACTGAACTACGCATGTGCATTTGACATATCAGCTCTTCTTGAGCCATAGGATAAATTTCTGAAGCCTCTCTTTAAGATGCTTTTTTTGTGAGTTTTATCATTACTTCATTTGGATCCTGAAGTGTTGCGTAATTTTGTTATCGCGATCTAGAAAAGGACTTGGTTCTCAGGAGAATCGCAAGTGGCAGTATTTTACTTAACAATAAAAACTATACCTTGGCTTGTACTGAACACCTGATATATAAGTAACTATGCATTATCACTTATCAGTTATTGAATTCTTGTTGTCTTATATTTTCACTTTTTTCCCGGAGAATATATTCAGTTGGAAACTAGGTAGGATTTTACATAATGCAAACTGTCTGTGGTAAGATGCCAGCATTTTATCCTCCTGTGTATTCAAAAGATTCACAATTTCATGTCTGCCATCTGGTGGCACTTGCCTAAATTGAATTGTATAGAAATATGGTTCATTTGGAACTGCAATAGAAATATGGCTGTAAAAAGTCTGTCACTCAGTTTGACAAATATATGTTCTCTGGCATTTCGTCTCATATGCCCTGTAACAAAGAAAATACCAGTTTGCAAAttgattaaaaaaatgaaatAGGTAGCCAAACACCCTGATATCTAGAAGTGGCTCATCCAAATCATCATATACTGTAATATGAAACGGAACCTGAGTAAGCGCTGAAGTACCATCTGTAGTTAAACCTCAATCCTCCATTTAAATATAAGTTCATTTACTAATGTTAAACTCAGAAAGTTGCACCATCTGGAGTTATGGACTTTCCTTCCACATGTTGTACAATCTAATGCATAAGAAATGAAGGTTTCTACTCTATGGCCGAAGATTGGTTTTGAATAAACTTGGGCTGATTTTAGGTTTTTTGTGCGTCTTGGGGGGCTTGTTAGTTCCAGACTGGTTGCATTAACTAATTCTCAAGAGTCAACATGATATCCATCTGGGCTTTCTATTAAAGTCTCAAATGCAGTTAATACTGAAATCATGTTTTGATTTCCTTTAGGAACCACAGCAGCCTCAGCAACAGCAATCACAACCACAACCGCaggtgcagcagcagcagccacaAAGGCAAGCGCAGCCTGTTATGCGCAGAGCAGCATCCATCGCTGCTCGGCAAGCAGCAATGGCACAGCAAGCTCAGGAGACCAAGCCCGTTTCCCCCAAGATCAAGCGTCAAGCATCAGCCAAAGGTGGTCCAGCGGCATCCGTGAAACCAGCCGCGGCTGCTGCATCCACAGCAAAACCCGATGAGAAGACAAAGAAAAGCGAGGCGAAACCTGCGGCCGAGCTAGTGCCGGCTCCAGCCACTGAAGCCGTTGTGCCAAGGCCCGAGCCTAAGGCCCAGCCGGCCCCTGAGGCCGAAGTATCGGACGACATGGCGATCGACGAGGCCGACGTTGCTGTGGAGGGCGCAGAAGAGGTTGATCCTGCACTAGAGGAGGAGACGGTCATGGAGGAGACCATCCGCGTGACACGTGCCAAGCTAAGGAggcgcgccgccgccgaggcgGGCGCATGAAACTAGCTGCAAACCATTGTTTTATTGGCGCATGGTGTTGTTGCTCCTATTTTTTGAGTCTTTTTTAGATTGTCATGTTGTCTGGTGGAGAGAATATCTGTTGGTCATCCAATTGGTCCTTCTGTTTCAGAGTTATCACCCGttcctttcttctttcttgtGGCTCTCGCTGGCCTGTTTATGTGCCTGGAAGTTGTAAATATCACCGGGCATATGTATATACAGATTGTTGGCATGTGCTACGGCCTACGAATGCATCTAGCTTGATTCTGGTCATGCCTCGTGTGGGTAAGGTAGTGTCTGTCTAGAGTCTGCAACCGGCTACTGCATAATCGACATTCTTCTTGTTGCATATAGAATTAGGACTTCTTGTTGGAAAAGGATGTAGCGCATGTTCTTAGAACTTCTTATTGGAAATGGCTACTAAAAAGGGATATTGTGTCAAGAAAATAGGTATGCCCAAACCTGATAGGCCGGTGGCTTGGCCTAGTGGTAGAGAACAACCATGACAAAAGCAGCAGGTAGCTAAGCACCAGAAGTAAAGTTTAGTGTTAAGCCAACACCACCACTTTGAGGAAGAAGCTTTAGCGGCAAGCGAGACGAACAATGGAGTCCGTCTGTATGCTTCACAATGCTCAATGCTGACACGTGTGTGAATGATTGGTAAGAAAAAACTAAAAGCAGGGAAGGGGAGAGCTTTAGCAACACACTTCAATGTCTTTTCTGAATCCATGAAAGCACAGATGATGCCTACTGCCCTAAGTGATTGATCATTGATATAACATTGATCAGATACATTGGtcattttttttttgcgggggagTTCCATTGATGTTTCACGAACAGGACCATACTAATGGAAGAGGATTTGTAGCACCGGGGTGCTCCACCCCCTATATGAACATTAAGTTTTCCCAAAtgataagtgccacacgtgtggcacgaaGCAATTCCGACGTGACTTTTTTATGGCAAGTTTAGTTATTAGAGCATGGCTTTAAAATTGATTGCTAAGTAGTGGGTTTGATTAACTCTTACCTTCTTACCACCCATGTGAAAAGAGAGGGTAAGAGGGAGCACGTTAAAATTGCTAAAAAAAAATCGgagaaatttgaaaaaaaaatggaTTTTGGGATATCAAGCTTGGTGCCTAATCTATTTTCATGTGAAATTTCGTAAAATAATAACAGGAAATGTATCTGTGACAAAAATgacaaaaaaattcctatgtaTAGAAAAAAAAACTGTTTGGATGGATTTTAGTTCAGATTGTATTTCGTTCGCCACGGATATGTTTTTCTGGTATTTTTTCACGAAACTTCACGCGGGAATATATTGGACGCTCAAGTTTGATATCCCCAAATTCTATATTTTTTTGTACTTTTTAAATTTAGTATTCGTATAGGGGTGTGGAACACCCAGAGCTCCCGTGTAACTCCCACTTACTAATCCATACATAAATAGCAGAACTTGCTGCGTATAAAACATACCTAGAGGGGTTGGTTGCCTTAATAAAACTAGTGCATCTACGAGGCCATACTAGGTTCGTAAGAAAGGCCAGTAGTATCTTTTTGGCCCTTGCTTAGAAGCTACTGTAAATGATCTCGAACAGGTGTCGATTGGTAAAGCAGGGGAAATGCCAAGAGAGGTCGACACGTTCTTTTTCCTTCTCCTAGTCCTAGCTAGCTCGATCCTTTGTCAAAGGCTTCGTTATCCCGCCCAAGGAAAACTCCAGCCTTTTGCAGCTGCGCACAGCCAAGCCACAGGTCGACACCGACGGCCGGCCGGCCGGTCGTCGTCGCTTTTGGCCATCATGCCCGGCCACGACGATGGAGACCCGCACCGACCATGACATATGCCTTCTCCCACCGGAGAAGGAGCCACATCCAAACAAAAAGCTCTCCCATCGATCCTTTCtttctatctatctatctatatctagCTCAGAATAATAAACAAGCAAAAAGCCCGACCCTTTCACATGAAAATACTACTTCGTCCGTTCACAgatataagatgttttggatattttaaTATAAAATACATACGGACTGAAACGAGTGAACAAATACATTAAAATAAGTTCATATATATCTGATTCACAAAAAGTTAGAACATGTTATATTTAAAGCGGAGGAAGTACTCCGTGATATTACCTCCGATTCAAAATATTTGTTTTAGATTTTTCTAATACAGACAAATCTAGATACATCTTATATTTGTATCTGGTTAAATCTAAGACAAGTACTCCCTCTTTTATGGAGGATAACAATATTAATCATACGGAGATCGAGAATGCGTGCGTGACAGCCAATGGGAATATATTTTTGTCCCGGCGAATTCCAACCCTGCGCTGCGCCGCGtgcgtcgtcgtcgccgccgcgaTCCCACGGTGCCGTCGCACGAGCGCGCGAGATTACGTTCGGGAAGTGAGTACAAAATAATCCGTCCGGGAGAGAACAAGTGGCTGCCGCGCGTACGTGTCCGGCGCACGCGCGTTATCCAGCCGCCGACAGCGCCAAACATTTCCCCGGCCGGCCGCTTTTTATTCCCTCCCGCGTCCCTCTCTCCCTCCCGCGCGCAGAAGCAGAGCCAAACGCCAAGACGCAAAGCGATCGGGAGCTTCCCGATCCCCCTGTCCTGTAGCCGCGCGTGGGAAAGGAGGCTGCAACTTTTCCTCGGTGCGGCGGCCGGTCCGCGTATATATAGCAAATGGAGAGGAGCTGGTTCGGGTGGAGGAAGGCGAAGCAGGGCGGAGGTggcggtgccggcggcggcggcggggagagggaggaggaggatcAGGCCAAGGTGGTGGTGGACGGGTCGGGGATACGGGAGCTGGTGGAGGACAGGGAGGCGTTCGGCATGTTCGCGGAGACCAAGTTCCGGCAGCTCGACGCCGACGGGGACGGCCGGCTGTCCGTGCGGGAGCTGCAGCCCGCCGTGGCCGACATCGGCGCGTCGCTCGGCCTGCCCGCGCAGGGCTCCTCGCCCAACGCCGACCACATCTACTCCGAGGTACGTACGTATACTGCACCAGGCAGACAGCTAGTCTTTGCTGGCAGCCATGATCTCATAGCTTGAGGGGCCATGATCCCACAGCAAGCATACGAGTTTCTGAGCTTGATGGTGTGTGCTCAGTTCGGCGCTTGGCACATCAGACTCCACAGCGAGGTTTCTGTCCGAAACATTCGGTGACACCTGACCCACGCCTAGCCCCAGTAGAATTCAGATTTTGGCTGAATTTCAGCGAAATTCGAACCACTATTTCTGTCCTTTGTCTAACTGAAAGGAAAATGCATGTGTTGCATGAATGATTTTTATTTGCCACTTTGCAGTAAGTGTACTACGATGTGTTgaactctttttttttttttttttttttttttgcgggaagaTGTGTTGAACTCGTTATAACGCGTTGTTCAAAAATAACTGCAGAATCGGAAAAGTTTTGTCAGATAAACAAGAAATAGTCAAAAACTGGTTAAAATAGCGGGATTACTCTAATCCACCTCAATGTAAAACACAACCTCAGTTCGTGGCAGGTGTGTGCGGGTGTATATTTTGCTTTTTGGTCGAAAGATGTAATAGCTCTTCGGTATTTTTATCCTTTTCTTTTAAGCATGCAATGTGCTCTCGTTAATTTAACTAGCTAGATCTATTATTTTTTAACCTTTTTTTGTGTGTGTAACACCTaacaagtactccctctgtaacgctcttatatttgtttacagagggaaTAACAAGTTAAGGTCCCATTTCTAATATGCTTCCCTACAAATATTTGCATTCATTCTTGCAAGGATATTTATGAGACACATCACATGCATAAGTTTTCGCAATAATATTTATCACATGTAATGACTTCAGCTGTACACCCTGAAAAGACGATAGCAACATTCCATGGGCCATACAGACACAGGATATCGAACGGAGAGGATAGAAAAGTTGTGGTTGCTGGCCGGCGTGCTTTGCAGACGATGATCCTACGTTTGAAGTCGAAACCCTTTTCGCTATCCAATCTCCTACACT
This genomic window from Aegilops tauschii subsp. strangulata cultivar AL8/78 chromosome 4, Aet v6.0, whole genome shotgun sequence contains:
- the LOC109740348 gene encoding uncharacterized protein, with product MMGGFLSRILLLVFGYAYPAYECYKTVELNKPEIEQLIFWCQYWILVALMTVMERFGDLTISWLPFYSEAKLLFFIYLWYPRTKGTTYIYGTFFKPYISQHENEIDRNLLELRARASDVVVVYVQKVAAVGQNTFFDVLKYVASQSPSQKSKQQRPQEPQQPQQQQSQPQPQVQQQQPQRQAQPVMRRAASIAARQAAMAQQAQETKPVSPKIKRQASAKGGPAASVKPAAAAASTAKPDEKTKKSEAKPAAELVPAPATEAVVPRPEPKAQPAPEAEVSDDMAIDEADVAVEGAEEVDPALEEETVMEETIRVTRAKLRRRAAAEAGA